The following nucleotide sequence is from Clostridia bacterium.
GGACTTAACTAATCGCGAGTATTGGAACGGACTGATCAAGATGAGCCTCTCCAAGTTTTTTATCCTTCGAGTCCTTTATGCCCAGCCCATGCACGGCTATGAGATAGCGCGTACGGTGGCTGAGGTGACCCGGGGTTGCTGCACTCCCACGGAAGGAACCATTTACCCGGTGCTGCGGGAATTCGAGGAAGGAGGCTATGTCACCGCTAGCTCAGAAGTAGTAAACGGCCGGGAACGCAAGATTTATGCCCTCACCCCTTTGGGCCGAAAGGCCTTTGAGGTGGCCATGGAGGCCTGGCAGGAGGTTACCACCTATATCCTAGAAGCGGTAGAGGCGCGCCAAGGGGCAGAAATCTAAATTTTTTGCTCCTATACATTG
It contains:
- a CDS encoding PadR family transcriptional regulator, with protein sequence MSLSKFFILRVLYAQPMHGYEIARTVAEVTRGCCTPTEGTIYPVLREFEEGGYVTASSEVVNGRERKIYALTPLGRKAFEVAMEAWQEVTTYILEAVEARQGAEI